Proteins encoded together in one Lathamus discolor isolate bLatDis1 chromosome 3, bLatDis1.hap1, whole genome shotgun sequence window:
- the ZNF503 gene encoding zinc finger protein 503, which produces MITSPSLSAIRSSKRSSSLSEPGGSPRRSRSAADLAGPNGHAGSNGSSAAAKPCFHAVPPSDPLRQANRLPIKVLKMLTARTGHILHPEYLQPLPSTPVSPIELDAKKSPLALLAQTCSQIGKPDPSPSSKLSSVTSNGSGGDKDSKSGPLKLSDIGVEDKSSFKPYSKPGAEKKEPGAAGCTGAPAAGVAAGEKSGFRVPSATCQPFTPRTGSPNSSASACSPGLLPAEGKGGEDKKDSEGCGKSGSSGSEGGPGTTSISHSRISVSCAGINVEVNQHQESTPGSKPIASDSASSCSSTTATSSTSVLGSGLVAPVSPYKPGQTVFPLPPAGMSYPGTLAGAYAGYPPQFLPHGVALDPTKSSSLVGAQLAAASSLGCSKPAGSSPLAGASPPSVMTASLCRDPYCLSYHCASHLAGAAGASCAHDQALKSGYPLVYPTHPLHSVHSSLTGATPPSLAGHPLYPYGFMLPNDPQPHICNWVSANGPCDKRFATSEELLSHLRTHTAFPGTDKLLSSYPSSSSLASAAAAAMACHMHIPTTGAPGSPGTLALRSPHHALGLGSRYHPYSKSPLPTPGAPVPVPAATGPYYSPYALYGQRLTTASALGYQ; this is translated from the exons ATGATCACATCGCCCTCGCTTTCTGCTATAAGAAGTAGTAAgcgcagcagcagcctcagcgAGCCGGGAGGCAGCCCCCGCCGGAGCCGCAGCGCCGCCGACCTCGCCGGGCCGAACGGGCACGCTGGGAGTAACGGCAGCAGCGCCGCCGCCAAGCCCTGCTTCCACGCCGTCCCCCCCTCGGACCCGCTACGCCAAGCCAACCGCCTTCCCATCAAAGTCTTGAAAATGCTCACGGCGCGGACTGGACACATTTTACACCCCGAATACCTGCAGCCTCTACCTTCCACGCCCGTCAGCCCCATCGAG CTGGATGCGAAGAAGAGTCCCCTGGCCCTTCTGGCACAAACTTGCTCGCAGATAGGGAAGCCGGACCCGTCCCCTTCCTCCAAACTTTCCTCAGTCACTTCCAATGGCTCCGGAGGTGACAAGGACTCCAAGTCGGGGCCCCTGAAGCTCAGCGACATCGGCGTGGAGGACAAGTCGAGCTTCAAGCCGTACTCGAAGCCGGGCGCAGAGAAGAAGGAGCCGGGGGCAGCGGGCTGCACGGGCGCCCCCGCCGCGGGGGTCGCGGCCGGGGAGAAGTCGGGATTCCGGGTGCCGAGCGCCACCTGCCAGCCGTTCACCCCAAGGACAGGCAGTCCCAACTCCAGCGCCTCCGCCTGCTCGCCGGGGCTGCTGCCGGCCGAGGGCAAAGGCGGAGAGGACAAGAAGGACTCGGAGGGCTGCGGAAAGAGCGGCAGCTCCGGGTCGGAGGGAGGCCCGGGCACCACCAGCATCAGCCACAGCCGGATTAGCGTGAGCTGTGCCGGGATTAACGTGGAGGTCAACCAGCACCAGGAGAGCACGCCGGGCTCCAAGCCCATCGCTTCGGACTCCGCCTCCTCCTGTAGCAGCACCACCGCCACCTCCTCCACCTCCGTCCTGGGCTCCGGTCTCGTGGCCCCCGTCTCCCCCTACAAGCCGGGCCAGACCGTGTTCCCCCTGCCCCCTGCGGGCATGAGCTACCCGGGGACGCTGGCTGGAGCATACGCAGGCTACCCGCCCCAGTTCCTGCCGCACGGAGTGGCGCTGGACCCCACCAAATCCTCCAGCCTGGTGGGGGCCCAGCTGGCTGCCGccagcagcctgggctgcagcaagccGGCGGGGTCGAGCCCGCTGGCGGGCGCGTCGCCGCCGTCGGTGATGACGGCGAGCCTGTGCCGAGACCCGTACTGCCTGAGCTACCACTGCGCCAGCCACCTGGCTGGAGCCGCCGGTGCCTCCTGCGCCCACGACCAGGCCCTCAAGTCCGGATACCCCCTCGTCTACCCCACCCACCCTTTGCACAGCGTGCACTCCTCGCTGACTGGCGCCACGCCGCCCTCTCTGGCCGGCCACCCTTTGTACCCCTACGGCTTCATGCTCCCCAACGACCCCCAGCCACACATCTGCAACTGGGTGTCAGCCAACGGACCCTGCGACAAGCGCTTCGCCACCTCGGAGGAGCTGCTTAGCCACTTGCGGACCCATACTGCCTTCCCGGGCACCGATAAACTCCTCTCCAGCTACCCCAGCTCCTCATCGCTGGCCAGCGCAGCGGCAGCGGCCATGGCATGTCACATGCACATCCCTACGACGGGCGCTCCGGGCAGCCCGGGCACGCTGGCCCTGCGTAGCCCACACCATGCACTGGGACTCGGCAGCCGCTACCACCCATACTCCAAgagccccctgcccacccccgGGGCCCCTGTGCCCGTGCCTGCCGCCACCGGACCCTACTATTCCCCTTACGCACTCTACGGGCAGAGACTCACCACAGCCTCGGCCCTGGGGTACCAGtga